From the Flavimarina sp. Hel_I_48 genome, one window contains:
- a CDS encoding zinc-dependent metalloprotease: MTTKNYYLPLLAALLLFSISCSSLKKTKGGDAATTEEKKDAKNGLKSYDKVITKEAITDAGLFAVHTVNDDFFYEIPDSLFNRDMLMVTRIAKTAAEIGFGGGKTNTQVLRWEKKPKKVLLRVVSYETFAADSLPIHEAVKNSNFDPVLFAFDIKALGKDSTSTVIQVNKLYEDDVQPLGIPDYYRERYKISSVDSDRSYIESLKSYPINIESRHVKTYKAKEPPSNESVGSISVEMSNSMILLPKEPMRRRYFDQRVGWFARGQVDYGLDAQESKTVKYLDRWRLEVKEEDMAKYKAGELVTPKKQIVYYIDRATPNKWVPFIKQGIEDWQVAFEAAGFKEAIIAKDAPTVAEDPDWSPEDARYSTVRYLASPIPNANGPHVSDPRSGEILESDINWYHNVMTLLRNWYFVQTAAINEEARGVAFKDEIMGRLIRFVSSHEVGHTLGLPHNMGSSVAYPVDSLRSAEFTKKYGTAPSIMDYARFNYIAQPGDDGVALMPNIGIYDKYAIKWGYKPILEASAKSEKETLDQWILEHAGDPMYRFGAQQRDIVDPSSQTEDLGDDAVKASRYGIANLKRIVPNLIEWTKEDGKNYDDLGTLYGQVLSQYNRYMGHVSNNVGGVYEYNKTYDQQGAVYSPVLKKRQQESLSFLNEELFTTPMWMIDENILNKIEHDGNLERIRSTQVRTLNNILDFGRMARMIENETLYNSEAYSLPAMMSDLRTGIFSELNQGAKIDTYRRNLQRAYIDRLEYLMTKDQEGRNATEVNVGQSDIRAVVREQLKVLQGQTARAAGRSGDSMSSIHLKDLNERIDRILDPRI, translated from the coding sequence ATGACAACAAAAAACTACTATTTGCCCTTACTGGCTGCATTGCTGCTCTTCAGCATTTCTTGTTCCAGCTTAAAAAAAACAAAAGGAGGCGATGCCGCTACCACAGAAGAAAAAAAAGATGCTAAAAATGGTTTAAAATCTTATGATAAAGTCATTACCAAAGAAGCGATAACTGATGCTGGCCTTTTTGCCGTACATACGGTAAATGACGACTTCTTTTACGAGATCCCAGATAGTTTGTTTAACCGGGACATGCTTATGGTCACGCGAATCGCCAAAACCGCAGCTGAGATTGGCTTTGGCGGTGGTAAGACCAATACGCAGGTGCTGCGCTGGGAGAAGAAACCTAAAAAAGTGCTTCTTAGGGTAGTTTCTTATGAAACATTTGCCGCTGATTCGCTGCCCATTCATGAGGCGGTCAAAAATTCTAATTTTGATCCCGTCTTATTTGCTTTTGATATCAAAGCGCTAGGGAAGGATTCTACGAGCACCGTAATCCAGGTCAATAAGTTGTACGAAGATGATGTACAGCCTTTGGGGATACCAGATTATTACAGGGAGCGCTACAAAATTTCAAGCGTTGACAGTGATCGTAGTTATATAGAAAGCTTAAAAAGCTATCCCATAAACATTGAATCCAGACACGTAAAAACCTATAAAGCCAAAGAACCGCCCAGCAACGAAAGCGTAGGTTCCATTTCTGTCGAAATGAGCAATTCTATGATTTTATTGCCCAAAGAGCCCATGCGTCGCCGGTATTTTGACCAGCGCGTAGGATGGTTTGCCAGGGGTCAGGTGGATTACGGACTGGATGCCCAGGAGAGTAAAACAGTAAAATATCTTGATCGTTGGAGACTGGAAGTTAAAGAGGAAGATATGGCCAAATATAAGGCCGGCGAACTTGTAACGCCCAAAAAACAAATTGTTTATTATATAGACCGGGCCACGCCAAATAAATGGGTGCCTTTTATCAAACAAGGTATAGAAGACTGGCAGGTTGCCTTTGAAGCAGCTGGTTTTAAAGAGGCGATTATCGCGAAAGATGCGCCCACGGTAGCAGAAGATCCAGACTGGTCGCCGGAAGATGCACGATATTCCACCGTGCGTTATCTGGCATCGCCCATTCCCAATGCGAATGGTCCGCATGTAAGCGACCCACGTAGCGGAGAAATCCTGGAATCAGATATCAACTGGTACCATAATGTAATGACCTTGCTGCGCAACTGGTATTTTGTACAGACCGCGGCGATTAATGAAGAGGCGCGGGGAGTGGCTTTCAAAGATGAGATCATGGGCAGGTTGATTCGGTTTGTATCTTCTCATGAAGTGGGGCATACGTTAGGATTACCGCACAATATGGGCAGCAGTGTGGCCTATCCGGTCGACTCTTTACGCTCTGCGGAATTTACCAAGAAATACGGTACGGCTCCTTCTATCATGGATTATGCGCGGTTCAATTATATCGCCCAGCCCGGTGATGACGGTGTTGCGTTGATGCCTAATATTGGTATTTACGATAAATATGCCATTAAATGGGGCTATAAACCTATTTTAGAGGCTTCCGCCAAAAGCGAAAAGGAGACTTTAGATCAATGGATTTTAGAACATGCCGGAGATCCTATGTACCGTTTTGGGGCACAACAGCGCGATATTGTAGATCCAAGTTCGCAAACCGAAGATTTAGGCGATGATGCAGTAAAAGCAAGCCGTTATGGCATTGCAAACCTGAAACGAATCGTTCCCAACTTGATTGAATGGACAAAAGAAGATGGTAAAAATTATGACGATCTGGGTACATTGTACGGCCAGGTTTTAAGTCAGTACAACCGGTACATGGGCCATGTTTCTAACAACGTAGGTGGTGTTTATGAATACAATAAAACCTATGATCAGCAAGGAGCGGTATACAGCCCGGTACTTAAAAAACGTCAACAGGAAAGCCTTTCATTTTTAAATGAGGAACTTTTCACCACGCCCATGTGGATGATTGATGAAAATATCCTGAACAAAATCGAACACGACGGTAATCTGGAACGCATCCGCAGTACGCAAGTAAGGACACTCAATAATATCCTTGATTTTGGCCGTATGGCGCGTATGATAGAGAATGAAACACTTTACAATTCTGAAGCTTATTCGTTACCTGCCATGATGAGCGATCTTAGAACAGGTATTTTTAGCGAACTCAACCAAGGCGCAAAAATAGATACGTACCGCAGGAACCTGCAACGCGCTTATATAGATCGACTGGAATACTTAATGACAAAAGATCAGGAAGGCCGCAACGCGACGGAAGTCAACGTGGGCCAGTCAGATATACGGGCCGTAGTGCGGGAACAATTAAAGGTATTGCAGGGCCAGACCGCAAGGGCCGCAGGTAGAAGCGGGGATTCCATGAGTAGCATACATTTAAAGGATCTAAATGAGCGAATAGATCGAATTCTGGATCCACGCATATAA
- a CDS encoding mechanosensitive ion channel family protein — protein MLKKYSLLLFYLILIQFNPSLFAQFTQDSTSQKLPSKDSISTEGGVYRENPIEEYNDPYYVVNRLNKSIGLPDNDINLQTPQAALEHFVISCRNKDFEAAAQVLNLNLYPDNITREDAAILAQKLYFVINQRIQIDWGALSDRADGQTDFSTSTNKAIAGKARRSIVFGEMNLDGRDAVLRLQRVKYKDFGAFWTIAPDTVENIDALYAIYGPRKLDRMMPNWARLKFWGMPIWKFVGMIILLGICYIIGKLSMILVRKLFMKSGQEWMRTIAKKLAKPAGIAIGVLVFYILLNELISFGGPFARWLYAILLVVVVSTIAFFIMRFINSFMVYVAENKIGDVSPEENSEARMKLTYISVARRVVTFIVIIFAASVILSQFRSLEKLGVSLLASAGLATVILGVAAQSTLGNIVAGIQIAVTRPARIGDVVIIDEDWGYVEDIRFTYMVVRTWDLRRLVIPLKRVISETFENWSMTSPNQVRPIELWADYKIDVSKLRSKFEELLKQSEKWDEEKEPTLQVVDMTDKAIKLRALCSAKNPQEAWDLHCELREALVQYITQLEDGNYLSKERIKLENNPKPAKNGSSEA, from the coding sequence ATGCTAAAAAAATACTCTTTATTACTGTTTTACCTAATTCTAATCCAGTTCAATCCTTCCCTTTTTGCACAGTTTACACAGGACAGTACGTCACAGAAGCTTCCTTCAAAAGACTCTATAAGTACAGAGGGTGGAGTGTATAGGGAGAATCCCATAGAGGAATATAACGATCCTTATTATGTTGTAAATAGGCTCAACAAGAGTATTGGCTTACCGGATAACGATATTAATCTGCAAACCCCGCAGGCAGCACTGGAGCATTTTGTGATCAGTTGCCGCAATAAGGATTTTGAAGCGGCCGCACAGGTACTGAATTTAAATTTATATCCTGATAACATTACCAGGGAGGATGCGGCAATACTCGCTCAAAAACTATATTTTGTGATTAATCAGCGCATACAGATTGACTGGGGCGCGCTATCAGACCGGGCAGACGGACAGACTGATTTTAGCACATCGACCAATAAGGCGATTGCTGGAAAAGCCAGACGCAGTATCGTTTTTGGTGAAATGAACCTTGACGGAAGGGATGCCGTTCTAAGACTTCAACGTGTAAAATATAAGGATTTTGGTGCGTTCTGGACCATTGCACCTGATACCGTAGAAAATATTGACGCACTTTATGCCATCTACGGACCCAGAAAACTAGATCGTATGATGCCCAACTGGGCCCGGCTAAAATTCTGGGGAATGCCCATTTGGAAATTCGTTGGGATGATTATTCTTTTGGGAATTTGTTATATCATCGGGAAACTAAGTATGATTTTGGTGCGCAAGCTGTTTATGAAATCAGGACAGGAATGGATGCGTACCATCGCCAAGAAATTGGCCAAACCAGCTGGTATCGCTATTGGCGTACTCGTTTTTTACATACTATTGAATGAGCTCATTTCCTTTGGCGGACCGTTCGCCAGGTGGCTCTATGCAATTTTGCTTGTGGTTGTTGTAAGTACGATCGCATTTTTTATAATGCGCTTCATCAATTCATTTATGGTATATGTTGCCGAAAATAAAATAGGTGATGTTAGTCCTGAAGAGAATTCTGAAGCGCGCATGAAACTCACCTATATTTCGGTAGCACGACGGGTTGTTACCTTTATAGTTATCATTTTTGCCGCCTCTGTGATTTTATCGCAGTTTAGATCGCTAGAAAAATTGGGCGTTTCCCTTCTTGCGTCTGCAGGACTTGCTACGGTCATTCTGGGTGTTGCCGCACAAAGTACCCTGGGCAACATCGTTGCCGGGATACAGATTGCGGTTACTCGTCCCGCTCGTATAGGAGACGTGGTAATTATAGATGAAGACTGGGGGTACGTTGAAGATATTCGCTTTACCTATATGGTCGTGCGCACCTGGGATTTGCGGCGTCTTGTAATTCCTTTAAAAAGGGTAATTTCCGAAACTTTTGAAAACTGGTCCATGACGAGTCCTAATCAGGTACGTCCTATCGAATTGTGGGCAGATTATAAAATTGATGTGAGCAAGCTGCGCTCAAAATTTGAAGAATTGCTTAAGCAATCTGAAAAATGGGATGAAGAAAAAGAGCCTACACTGCAGGTGGTTGATATGACAGATAAAGCAATCAAACTACGCGCGCTATGCAGTGCAAAAAACCCTCAGGAAGCCTGGGACCTGCACTGTGAATTACGGGAAGCTTTAGTACAATATATTACCCAACTGGAAGATGGCAACTACCTCTCAAAAGAGCGTATAAAACTTGAAAACAACCCAAAACCAGCAAAAAATGGCTCTTCTGAGGCCTAA
- the rny gene encoding ribonuclease Y has translation METNFYILLFIVAVIALFIGFLIAKLLERNNASQMVTKAREEAQGIIKEANKEGESIKKDKILQAKEKFIELKSEHEKVIVSRDKKVTEAEKRVRDKESQLGSDIAKNKKTTKEYEDKLKDYTTRVEYLEKRKVDIDKLHQSKVQQLEVISGLPVEEAKQQLMESLKDQARTDAMAFIQNSMEEAKMTAEQEAKKIIINTIQRIGTEEAVENCVSVFNLESDDVKGRIIGREGRNIRAIEAATGVEIIVDDTPEAIILSCFDSVRREVARLSLHKLVTDGRIHPARIEEVVQKTTKQIEQEIVEVGKRTVIDLGIHGLHPELIKAVGRMKYRSSYGQNLLQHSREVAKLCSVMAAELGVNPKLAKRAGLLHDIGKVPETETEMPHALLGMEWAEKNGEKPEVCNAIGAHHDEIEMKTLLAPIVQVCDAISGARPGARRQVLDSYIQRLKDLEDIAFGFQGVKKAYAIQAGRELRVIVESEKVNDDRASTLSFEISQKIQTDMTYPGQVKVTVIRETRAINIAK, from the coding sequence ATGGAAACCAATTTTTACATACTCTTGTTCATCGTCGCGGTAATCGCGCTATTTATAGGATTTCTAATCGCTAAATTACTGGAGCGCAACAATGCTTCCCAAATGGTCACAAAAGCACGGGAAGAAGCACAGGGTATCATAAAAGAGGCCAATAAAGAAGGGGAATCGATTAAGAAAGATAAAATACTTCAGGCCAAGGAAAAATTCATAGAACTTAAGTCTGAACATGAGAAGGTAATTGTATCCCGTGATAAAAAAGTCACAGAAGCCGAAAAACGCGTACGGGATAAAGAATCACAGTTGGGCAGTGATATTGCCAAAAACAAAAAAACCACAAAGGAATACGAAGACAAGCTTAAAGATTACACTACAAGGGTAGAGTATCTTGAAAAACGTAAAGTTGATATTGACAAATTGCACCAGAGCAAGGTGCAACAATTAGAAGTTATCTCAGGTTTACCTGTGGAGGAAGCGAAGCAGCAGCTCATGGAATCTTTAAAAGACCAGGCACGCACAGATGCCATGGCTTTTATTCAAAATTCTATGGAAGAGGCAAAAATGACCGCGGAACAGGAAGCCAAAAAAATAATCATCAATACCATTCAACGTATAGGTACAGAAGAAGCAGTTGAAAACTGCGTTTCGGTATTTAACCTGGAAAGCGATGATGTAAAAGGCAGGATCATAGGCCGGGAAGGACGTAACATCCGAGCGATCGAAGCTGCTACCGGTGTAGAAATTATTGTTGATGACACCCCAGAGGCTATTATACTTTCCTGTTTTGATAGTGTGCGCCGCGAAGTGGCCCGTTTATCACTACACAAACTCGTTACAGATGGCCGTATCCACCCTGCACGGATTGAAGAAGTGGTTCAAAAAACAACAAAACAGATAGAACAGGAGATCGTTGAGGTAGGTAAGCGTACCGTAATTGATCTTGGTATTCACGGCCTGCACCCAGAATTGATCAAAGCGGTAGGGCGTATGAAGTACCGTTCTTCTTATGGCCAGAATTTATTACAGCACAGTAGGGAAGTGGCTAAATTGTGTTCGGTAATGGCTGCGGAACTTGGTGTGAACCCAAAACTTGCGAAACGCGCTGGTCTGCTCCATGATATTGGTAAAGTGCCAGAAACCGAGACCGAAATGCCACACGCACTCCTGGGAATGGAATGGGCCGAGAAAAATGGTGAAAAACCAGAGGTTTGCAACGCGATTGGTGCCCACCACGACGAGATCGAGATGAAAACTTTATTGGCTCCCATTGTACAGGTTTGTGATGCCATTAGCGGCGCCCGGCCAGGAGCTAGAAGGCAAGTGCTGGATTCTTACATACAGCGACTTAAGGATCTGGAGGATATCGCATTTGGTTTTCAGGGCGTTAAGAAAGCGTATGCCATTCAGGCGGGTAGGGAACTTCGTGTAATCGTGGAGAGTGAAAAAGTAAATGACGATAGAGCTTCCACACTTTCTTTTGAAATCTCTCAAAAAATCCAAACTGATATGACCTATCCAGGTCAGGTTAAAGTCACTGTAATCAGGGAAACACGCGCTATAAACATTGCTAAATAG
- a CDS encoding cell division protein ZapA, whose protein sequence is MADMLKIKVSIADRVYPLNINPAQEEGLRKAAKEIEVMIKKFEQSYAVRDKQDVLAMCALQFASKALKQDMADAQDHEQAIKQLEYLELMLSEQLS, encoded by the coding sequence ATGGCAGACATGCTTAAAATAAAGGTTTCTATTGCAGACAGGGTATACCCTTTAAATATAAATCCTGCACAGGAGGAAGGGTTGCGCAAAGCGGCAAAAGAAATTGAGGTTATGATCAAAAAGTTTGAGCAGAGCTATGCGGTTCGCGACAAACAGGATGTGCTTGCCATGTGTGCCCTGCAGTTTGCCTCTAAGGCGCTGAAGCAGGATATGGCTGATGCACAGGATCATGAACAGGCTATAAAGCAACTTGAGTATTTAGAGCTTATGCTCTCAGAACAGTTATCCTGA
- a CDS encoding M23 family metallopeptidase translates to MRTIFFAFVLAASLSGYAQDNIPTTYFKNPLDIPIILAGDFGELRGGHFHSGMDIKTQHREGLAVNASAGGSVSRIKIQRYGYGKAIYVQHPNGYTSVYAHLSSFSPSIEAYVKGQQYAQETYAIELYPKPGELQVEQGELIAYSGNTGGSTAPHLHFEIRDASQRPMNGMLFGIEVPDTSDPIVSELMVYPLGDSSQVNQSQYRQNLSLTKQPDGSFISEKIEAFGPIGFGIATVDQQDGAPNKNGIYTIETSFNGNKNLEVRMDKFSFAETGFVKRMIDYAYYETDRKRVQKLFIEPNNPLSIFTQQTNKGIIDLKNDGVSYVYNIMISDFKGNKTSVLVPISVKKQEILAPREVKKTGFYVNPNESQNFNLGKYEVYFPKGAFFDEHYLDLSEENNKLHLGEDLIPVAKNISIRYDASGYSAEDREHLYIGSVGYNDKLYYTGAYLDGTTLIARTKTLTDYTVGIDDTPPKIVPVDVAEGKWMSTYDVLQFKITDEETGIKDFRATINGKFILMEYEYKDDLLTYHFSDNIISETENNLKLIVTDNVGNSTTFTTTFFRKK, encoded by the coding sequence ATGAGAACGATATTTTTTGCCTTTGTTCTGGCAGCGAGCCTTTCAGGTTACGCCCAGGACAACATACCTACTACTTATTTTAAGAATCCGTTGGATATCCCTATTATCCTGGCCGGTGACTTTGGTGAACTGCGTGGCGGTCATTTTCACAGTGGCATGGATATAAAAACACAGCACCGGGAGGGACTTGCGGTAAATGCCAGCGCCGGTGGTTCGGTTAGCCGAATAAAAATTCAGCGCTACGGTTATGGTAAGGCGATCTATGTGCAGCATCCTAATGGGTATACAAGTGTTTACGCCCATTTATCAAGTTTTTCGCCCAGCATTGAAGCCTATGTAAAAGGGCAACAGTATGCGCAGGAAACCTATGCCATAGAACTTTATCCTAAACCTGGCGAACTTCAAGTGGAGCAAGGGGAACTGATCGCGTACAGTGGAAATACGGGTGGAAGCACCGCCCCGCATTTGCACTTTGAGATTCGGGATGCCAGCCAGCGCCCCATGAACGGGATGCTTTTTGGCATTGAGGTACCAGACACGAGTGATCCTATCGTTTCTGAGCTTATGGTTTATCCCCTGGGCGACAGCAGCCAGGTAAACCAGTCCCAGTACCGGCAGAACCTGAGTCTTACCAAACAGCCCGATGGCAGTTTTATAAGCGAGAAAATTGAAGCTTTTGGCCCCATTGGTTTTGGGATTGCAACGGTAGATCAGCAAGATGGGGCACCTAACAAAAATGGAATCTATACAATTGAGACTTCCTTCAATGGCAACAAAAACCTGGAGGTACGTATGGACAAATTTTCGTTTGCCGAAACTGGCTTTGTCAAGCGCATGATTGATTATGCATATTATGAAACCGATAGGAAACGGGTTCAAAAATTGTTTATTGAACCGAATAATCCGTTAAGTATTTTTACCCAGCAGACCAATAAAGGCATTATTGACCTAAAAAATGACGGAGTTTCCTATGTTTATAACATTATGATTTCTGATTTTAAGGGGAATAAAACCTCTGTTTTAGTTCCTATAAGTGTCAAAAAACAGGAAATATTGGCTCCACGGGAGGTGAAAAAGACCGGTTTTTATGTAAATCCAAACGAATCGCAGAATTTTAACCTGGGCAAATACGAAGTCTATTTTCCGAAAGGGGCATTTTTTGATGAGCACTACCTGGATCTCAGTGAAGAGAACAACAAACTCCACCTTGGCGAGGACCTGATACCAGTGGCAAAAAACATAAGTATTCGCTACGATGCATCAGGATATTCCGCAGAAGACAGGGAGCATCTCTACATAGGTTCTGTGGGCTATAATGACAAGTTGTACTACACCGGTGCTTATCTGGATGGCACCACGCTTATTGCGCGTACTAAAACACTTACGGATTATACGGTGGGGATAGACGATACACCTCCTAAAATAGTACCGGTAGATGTCGCGGAAGGAAAATGGATGTCTACCTATGATGTGCTTCAGTTCAAAATTACAGACGAGGAAACTGGTATAAAAGATTTCAGGGCCACGATCAATGGCAAGTTTATCCTGATGGAATATGAGTACAAAGACGATCTGCTCACCTATCATTTTTCAGATAACATTATCTCGGAAACCGAAAACAACCTTAAACTTATCGTGACAGATAATGTGGGAAACAGCACTACATTTACCACCACTTTTTTCAGAAAAAAATAG
- a CDS encoding carboxypeptidase-like regulatory domain-containing protein, whose protein sequence is MKTSFYYILFFISLFASPSWSQEATLRGVALDAENNVLNDVNISYDGGGTQSNINGFFTLNIPAEREIQITFSHVGFQAKTLTFSLKTDEIFEFNPVFRTTVEQIDEVVISSTNRDRVEGIVSLSPETIRNIPGANPGVENLLATLPGVSSNNELSTQYAVRGGNYDENLVYVNGIEVYRPFLIRSGQQEGLSFVNSALVRDVDFSAGGFQAKYGDKLSSVLDITYRRPVAFGASVDLSLLGVSLSAEGVADDGKFTALLGARYRDNSLLVDAKQTETNFQPRFYDLQTYLTYTFSDKFAVDFLGNIAINSYDYQPFARQTNFGTLTDPIALVINYEGQEEDQYETYFGALKGTYKPNENLSLQTIASAYHTKEQEYYDIFAEYGLGTPNSSIGDENIGEVEFTEGIGAQLTHARNNLDAIIINVKEKLTLKINEGQIDAGIKYTHEDFRDRLQEYEIIDSAGFSIRPPLPEFINDQPYAPFNAPLVPFTNVRATNDVQIDRISGYAQYSKRLLLGSHKAWYNVGVRAQNWTVSGDGIASNTQTVVSPRAQFSIKPDWDEDMVFRLSGGYYYQPPFYRELRDSLGQVRPAVKAQQSIHIVAGNDWSFKLWERPFTLVTEAYYKKLDDVNPYTLENVRIRYRARNNAEAYAYGLDLRLAGEFVPGTDSWLSLGILKTEENIENRSYIARPTDQRLKIGALFQDYVPNIPSLRLYLNAVYQTGLPGGSPSYADPYAYQTRLPFYFRADAGFSYVFTDAQKQYPKGHWLHIFKDLSAGFEIYNIFDRQNSITNTFVRDAASKQQYAIPNYLTPRVFNVRVNAKF, encoded by the coding sequence TTGAAAACATCATTTTATTATATCCTTTTTTTCATTTCCCTGTTCGCCTCCCCTTCTTGGTCACAAGAGGCAACCTTACGCGGAGTCGCGCTTGACGCGGAAAATAACGTACTCAATGATGTTAACATTAGCTACGATGGCGGCGGTACCCAGAGCAATATCAACGGGTTTTTCACCCTGAATATCCCTGCGGAACGCGAAATTCAAATTACGTTCAGTCATGTGGGTTTTCAGGCAAAAACATTGACTTTTTCATTAAAAACGGACGAGATTTTTGAGTTTAATCCCGTATTCCGTACAACTGTAGAACAAATTGACGAAGTGGTGATCTCCTCCACAAATCGGGATCGCGTGGAGGGCATAGTTTCCCTTTCCCCAGAAACCATACGCAATATTCCCGGCGCCAATCCCGGCGTGGAAAACCTGCTGGCCACCTTGCCCGGGGTAAGTTCCAATAATGAATTGAGCACGCAGTATGCCGTGCGCGGCGGTAATTATGATGAGAACCTGGTCTATGTAAACGGCATTGAGGTTTACAGGCCATTTTTAATCCGCTCTGGCCAACAGGAGGGTTTGAGTTTTGTGAATAGCGCTTTGGTACGGGATGTGGATTTTAGTGCGGGTGGTTTTCAGGCAAAATATGGAGATAAATTGTCATCTGTGTTGGATATTACCTATCGCCGTCCAGTTGCTTTTGGCGCTTCGGTAGATTTGAGTTTGCTGGGCGTAAGCCTTTCCGCAGAAGGCGTTGCAGACGACGGTAAGTTCACCGCGCTGCTGGGTGCCCGTTACCGGGACAACAGCCTGCTGGTTGATGCAAAACAGACAGAAACCAATTTCCAGCCGCGTTTTTATGACCTTCAGACCTATCTAACCTATACTTTTTCAGATAAATTTGCGGTTGACTTTCTTGGGAATATTGCGATAAACAGTTACGATTACCAGCCTTTTGCACGCCAGACAAATTTTGGGACCCTTACAGATCCCATCGCGCTGGTCATTAATTATGAAGGCCAGGAAGAAGATCAGTACGAGACATATTTTGGCGCCTTGAAAGGAACCTATAAACCTAATGAGAACCTCAGCTTGCAGACCATCGCTTCTGCATACCATACAAAAGAGCAGGAATATTATGATATTTTTGCCGAATATGGTTTGGGAACCCCAAATTCTTCCATTGGTGATGAGAATATTGGCGAAGTGGAATTTACGGAAGGGATAGGCGCCCAACTCACCCATGCGCGAAACAACCTGGATGCGATCATCATAAATGTAAAGGAAAAACTAACCTTAAAAATCAATGAAGGGCAGATTGATGCGGGCATTAAATACACGCACGAAGACTTTAGGGATCGTTTGCAGGAATATGAAATCATAGATTCTGCCGGTTTTTCCATCCGCCCTCCCTTACCTGAATTTATCAATGATCAGCCGTATGCTCCCTTCAATGCACCGCTGGTACCTTTTACAAATGTGCGCGCGACAAATGATGTGCAGATAGATCGCATTTCGGGCTACGCGCAATACAGTAAGCGCCTTTTGCTGGGATCGCATAAGGCCTGGTACAATGTAGGTGTAAGAGCACAAAACTGGACGGTGAGCGGTGACGGGATTGCATCAAACACGCAGACGGTTGTGAGCCCACGGGCGCAGTTCAGCATTAAGCCAGATTGGGATGAGGACATGGTTTTCAGGCTTTCTGGAGGTTATTATTACCAGCCGCCGTTTTATCGCGAACTCCGGGATTCATTAGGTCAGGTGCGTCCGGCAGTAAAAGCGCAACAATCCATTCACATAGTTGCCGGAAACGACTGGAGTTTTAAACTTTGGGAACGGCCGTTTACGTTAGTTACCGAAGCCTATTACAAGAAACTGGATGATGTAAATCCTTACACCCTGGAGAATGTGCGCATACGATACCGCGCAAGAAACAACGCAGAAGCCTACGCCTACGGACTCGATCTTCGCCTTGCCGGGGAATTTGTTCCCGGTACTGATAGTTGGTTGAGCCTGGGAATACTCAAAACCGAAGAAAATATCGAAAACCGCAGCTATATCGCCCGTCCTACGGATCAAAGGCTTAAAATAGGGGCGCTTTTTCAGGATTATGTGCCGAATATTCCCAGTTTGCGCCTGTACTTAAACGCCGTTTATCAAACCGGTCTGCCCGGGGGTTCGCCCAGTTATGCAGATCCCTATGCTTATCAGACGCGGTTACCCTTTTACTTTAGGGCAGATGCAGGTTTTAGCTATGTATTTACCGATGCTCAAAAACAATATCCCAAAGGACACTGGCTCCATATTTTTAAAGACCTGAGCGCAGGCTTTGAGATCTATAATATTTTTGACAGGCAAAACAGTATTACAAATACGTTTGTGCGGGACGCGGCAAGCAAGCAACAATATGCAATTCCCAATTATCTTACACCACGGGTTTTTAATGTTCGCGTAAACGCGAAATTTTAA
- a CDS encoding ATP-binding cassette domain-containing protein, with product MLRAAGLVKSYSSKKIFDRVAIALKPGTISGLLGHNGAGKSTLFKILCGLVTADAGEIILNNGKRHCHQSTKNEENRHEIGQNPA from the coding sequence ATGTTGCGCGCAGCAGGGCTGGTCAAAAGCTATTCCAGTAAAAAAATATTTGACCGTGTCGCTATCGCGTTGAAACCGGGAACAATCAGCGGACTCCTGGGACACAATGGCGCTGGCAAATCCACACTTTTTAAAATACTTTGTGGACTGGTTACGGCAGATGCGGGTGAAATTATTCTCAATAATGGGAAGCGACACTGTCATCAATCGACAAAAAATGAGGAAAACAGACACGAAATCGGGCAAAATCCTGCTTAA